The window GGCCGCCCGCTCGGGGCGATGCCGATGTGGCAGTGCGCGTCCACGAGTCCGGGCAGCACGAACCCGCCGTCGTTGATCGTCTGCGCCCCGGCCACCGGCTCGTACGTGACCCGGTCACCAACCAGCCACAGATCACGTACCTCGTCGTCGGGGAGCAGGACCCCGCGTACGTGCAGTGAAACCGGGTCAAGCTGGCTCACTTGTTGTCGTCGGGCCGCTTGGTGAGCTTGTTGAAGTCGAGTTTCGGCAGCTTGAAGCCGGGCGGCAGGCCCTGCCCGGCACCCGGGTCCAGGCCCGGCGGGAGTTGCGGCATGCCGGGCATCCCGCCACCGGGGAAGCCACCGGCGGGACCGCCGACGCGGGGGCGGTTGCCGCCCTTGGTGCCCTTGCGCTTGTTCTTCGGCGACTTGGTCGCCTTGCGCCGGCCACCGGGCAGGCCCATCATGCCGCCCATCTGCTTCATCATCTTCTGCGCTTCGGTGAAGCGGTTGAGCAGCTGGTTGACGTCCATCACGGTGACCCCGGAGCCGTTGGCGATGCGGAGCCGGCGGGAGCCGTTGATGATCTTCGGGTTGGTCCGCTCGCCGGGCGTCATGCCCCGGATGATCGCGGTGACCCGGTCGAAGTGGCTGTCGTCCAGGTCGGCGAGCTGGTCCTTCATCTGTCCCATGCCGGGCATCATGGCCAGCACGTTGGCGATCGGACCCATCCGCCGTACGGCGATGAGCTGGTCGAGGAAGTCCTCCAGGGTGAACTGCTCACCGCCCATCAGCTTGGCGGTCATCTTCTCCTTCTGATCGGAGTCGAAGGCCTGCTCGGCCTGCTCGATCAGAGTGAGCATGTCGCCCATGCCGAGGATCCGGCTCGCCATCCGGTCCGGGTGGAAGACGTCGAAGTCCTCCAGCTTCTCACCGGTGGAGGCGAACAGGATCGGCTGCCCGGTGACCTCGCGTACGGACAGCGCCGCACCACCGCGGGCGTCACCGTCGAGCTTGGAGAGGACAACGCCGGTGATGCCGACCCCGTCGCGGAACGCCTCGGCGGTCCGTACGGCGTCCTGACCCACCATTGCGTCGATCACGAAGATGACCTCGTCCGGGTCGACCGCGTCCCGGATCGAGGCGGCCTGGGCCATCATCTCGGCGTCGATGCCGAGCCGGCCGGCGGTGTCGACGATGACGATGTCGCGGGCGGCCCGCTTGGCGTACTCGATCGACGCCTTGGCCACCTGGACCGGGTCACCGACACCGTTGCCCGGCTCGGGGGCGTAGACCTCGACGCCGGCCCGACCGCCGAGCACCTGCAACTGGCCGACCGCGTTCGGACGCTGGAGGTCGGCGGCGACCAGCATCGGCTGGTGGCCCTGTGCCTTGAGCCAGCGGGCGAGCTTGCCGGCAAGGGTGGTCTTACCGGAACCCTGGAGACCGGCGAGCATGATCACGGTCGGCGGGTTCTTGGCGAACTGGAGCCGCCGGCCCTCGCCGCCGAGGACCGCGACCAGCTCCTCGTGCACGATCTTGATGACCTGCTGGGCGGGGTTGAGCGCCTGGGAGACCTCGGCGCCCCGGGCCCGTTCCTTCAGGTTCGCGATGAAGGACTTGACGACGGGCAGCGCGACGTCGGCCTCCAGCAACGCCAGCCGGATCTCCCGGGCGGTGGCGTCGATGTCGGCGTCGGTGAGCCGACCCTTTCCACGGAGCTTGGTGAAGATCCCGGAGAGGCGGTCACTCAAGGTGTCAAACACGGCGCAACATCCCGTTTGTCTAGTTTCCGCGAGCAGGACTCGGACCGGCAGCGACACTTCCGGCCAACGCTAGGGTAGCCGCCCGGCACCCCGGCCGCCGCGTCGCTGCCACCGGCCGCCGATCACCGCCGCCCCACCTCACCCGAAGCGCGCCTCTTGTAGAGAAAGAGGGGCTGTCGGGGCGCGAATAAGCCCTCTTTCTCTACAGAGGCGCCGGGGGGCGTCAAGGGGTGACGGCGGCGAGGACGGCGGCTTCGACGCGGTCACGTTCTGATTCGTCGGAGTAGTCGCCGACCAGGTAGAAGGCGTCGACCACGTCGCCGCCCAGGGTGGAGATCCTGGCGGCGCGGACGAGGGCGCCGGCCTCGTCCAGGGCGCTCGTCACCCGGTAGAGCAGGCCACCGGAGTCGGCGGCGCGCAGTTCGAGCACCACCGCGTCGGTGGCCGCCGCCCGGTGCCAGACCACCTTCGGGGCCGCGCCGCCGCCCCTGCTGGCCAGGGCCCGGCCGCGAAGGCGTTGGATCACCGACACGTCGCCGGTGACCGCGCGGCGCAGGTCGGCGCTGAGCGCGATCGGGTCGGGTGGGGTGCCGTACCGGGGCTGGACCTGGAACTCGACCAGCCCCCGGTCGGCGACCGTGCTCGCGTCGGCGGAGAGCACTTCGAGCCGGTGCAGGGCCAGGCAACCGGCGACCGCGGCGAGCAGGCCGCGCCGGTCGGCGGCGGCCACCGCCACCCGCGCCCCGTCCAGGTGTACGGCCGGCAGCGGCCCCTCCAGCAGCGCCGGATCCGGCGTCGGGGGGTCGGGCAGCTCACCGGTGTCCAGAGCGGTGTGCACCCTGCCGACCAGTTCGGCGATCAGCCGGGACTTCCAGTCCGACCAGGCGGCCGGGCCGGTGGCCTGGGCGTCGGCGCGGGCGAGCCCGTGCAGGAGGCTGAGGGTGTGGCTGTCGCCGACCGCTTCGGCCACGCCGGAGATCGTCACCGGGTCGCGCAGGTCCCGCCGGGTGGCCACCTCGGGGAGCAGCAGGTGCAGCCGGACCAGCTTCTCGATCAGGTCGACCTCGGCCGGCGGGAGGCCGATCCGGGCGGCGATCGAGGCGGCGATCGGGGCACCGACGGTGCTGTGGTCACCGGGCAGGCCCTTGCCGACGTCGTGCAGGAACGCGGCGAGCAGCAGCAGGTCGGGCCGTTCCACCTCGCGGGCGTACGCGGTCGCCTCGGCGGCGGCCTGGACCAGGTGCCGGTCGAGGGTGAACAGGTGCACCGGGTTGTGCTGGGGCAGGCTGCGCAGCCGGGGCCATTCCGGCAACCAGCCGTCGATCAGCCCGTACCGGTCGCAGGTTTCCCAGGTGGGCACCAGGCCGGGGCCGGCGCCGAGGAGGGTGATCAGGGCGGCCCGGGCCGCCGCCGGCCACGGGGTCGGCAGCGGCGGGCAGTACGCGGCAAGCCACTCGCAGGTGGCGCGGGCGATCGGCAGCCCGGTGCTGGCCGCGGCGGCGGCGACCCGCAGCGACAGGCTGGGATCGGGGCGGGCGCCGATCGCGGTCCGGGCGAGGACCAGTTCGCCGTCGTGTTCGACCACGTCACGGGCGACCGGGCGGCGCAGGAGCCGGCCGTCGGCGCCCCGGTTGTCGGGGCCGCGCAGCCGTCCGCTGCGGAGCCGGTCGGCGGACCGGAACGCGTCGGCGAGGGCGTGGCTGATCGTACGGGCGTCGCCGGCCACCCGGCGCAGCACCGCGTCGCCGTCGTCGAGCCCGAGCAGGGTGGCGACGGCGGCCCGTTCCTGCGCGACGAGGCGGTCGACCCGCCGGCCCCGGGACACGTGCAGTGCGTCGCGGGTGTCGAGCAGCCGCAGATGGGCGGCGCGTACGGCCGGTCGGAGGGCGTCGCTGATCCCGGCGTACGCGATGGCGCGCAGCAGGCCCACGTCGCGCAACCCGCCGGCGGCCTCCTTGAGGTCGCCTTCGAGCAGGAAGGCGAGTTCGCCGTGCGCCTTCCAGCGGGCGGCGGTCACCTGGTGCAGCACCGGCAACTGCCGCACGGCGGTACGCCGCCACTGGTCACCGGCGGCGGCGATGAGCTTGTTGCTGAGTGCCTCGTCACCGGCGACGTGCCGGGCGTCGAGGAGCCCGAGGGCGACCTTGACGTCGTCGTGCGCCACGGAGAGCGCCTCGGGGATGGTGCGGACCGAGTGGTCCAGGCCGAGCCGGGCGTCCCAGATCGGGTACCAGAGCGCGGCGGCGATCTCGTCCATGCCGGGCACGCCGTCGTGCACCAGCACCAGGTCGAGATCGCTGTACGGGGACAACTGCCGGCGGCCGAGACCGCCGACCGCGACCAGCGCCACCCCGGCCGGTACTGCCGGCATCAGTGTCACCAACCAGGCGTCGAGCGCCGCCGCACGCTGTTCGCGTGCGGCGGCGCCGATCCCGGCGGTGAGCAGCGGTGTTCCGTCGTCGGTCAGTCCGACTGCCGGCGGTGTTCCCCTGGTCATCGCCATATGCTCAGAGCGCGTCGAGGCCGCGCTCACCGGTCCGGACGCGGACGACATCCTCCACGGCCGTGACCCAGACCTTGCCGTCACCGATCTTGCCCGTACGGGCCGCCGTGACCACCGCGTCGACGACCTTCTCGACGTCGATCTCGTCGGTCAGCACCTCGACCCGGATCTTCGGCAGGAACTCCACGGTGTACTCGGCACCCCGGTACACCTCGGTGTGGCCCTTCTGCCGTCCGTACCCCTGGACCTCGCTGACGGTCAGGCCGGCCACGCCGAGGGCGTGCAGGGCCTCCTTCACCGCGTCCAGCTGGTACGGCTTGATGACCGCGGTCACCAGCTTCATGTCCAACCCCTCCATCACAGGAACGTTAACCGGCGACCTTTTCGCTGACCGGAGCGGCCGGCTCGGCCGTGGTGCTACCGGGAGTGCCGATCCCGGCCATGGCGAACGCACCGCCACCGCCGCTACCGCCACCGGTGGAGAGGTCGTAGCCGGCCTCAGCGTGCTCCGCGATGTCGATCCCGTCGACCTCGGCCTCGGACTTGACCCGGAAGCCGATGGTCTTCTCGATCACGAAGGCCAGCACCCAGGCGATGGCGAACGACCATACCGTGACGACCAGGCCGGCGAGAGCCTGCCGACCGAGCTGGGTCGCGCCGCCGCCGTAGAAGAGACCGTCGGAGCCGCCCACCACATCGCTGATCGCGGCGTTGACCGAGTTGGTGGCGAACAGGCCGAGCCAGAGCGACCCGATCCAGCCACCGACGAAGTGCACGCCGACCACGTCGAGCGAGTCGTCGAAGCCGAGCTTGTACTTCAGGCCGACCGCGAGGGCGCAGACCACACCGGCGACGATGCCGAGCAGCACGGATGCCCAGGGAGCGATGAAACCACAGGCCGGGGTGATCGCGACCAGGCCGGCGATGGCACCGGAGGAGGCACCGACCATGGTCGGCTTGCCATCCTTGATCCACTCGACCACGATCCAGCCGAGCACCGCCGCGGCGGTGGCGAGCTGGGTGTTGATGAAGGCCAGACCTGCGACCGAGTCCACGGTCAGTTCGGAGCCGGCGTTGAAGCCGAACCAGCCGAACCAGAGCAGCCCGGCACCGAGCGCCACCAGCGGGATGTTGTGCGGCTTCATGCCCTCCTTGGGCCAGCCGAGCCGCTTGCCGAGCACCAGAGCCACGGCGAGCGCAGCCGCACCGGCGTTGATGTGCACTGCCGTACCACCGGCGAAGTCGAGCGCGTGGATCTTGGCGCCGATGAAACCGCCGCCCCACACCCAGTGCGCCACCGGGAAGTAGACCAGGGTCGCCCAGCCGAAGGCGAAGAGCAGCCAGCCGCCGAACTTGGCCCGGTCGGAGATGGCGCCGCTGATCAGCGCGACGGTGATCACCGCGAAGACCATCTGGAAGGCCATGAACACGTAGAGCGGGACGCCGATGCCGCTGGGGTTCTCCGCGGTCGCGCCCCAGAGGTCGGTCTCCGCGAGGAACGTCTTGGTACCGAGGTAGGCACCGGGATCGCCCCAGAGCCCGTTCACGTCGGCCCCGAAGGCGACGCTGAATCCGTAGAACCACCACAGAATCGAGATGAGCCCGATAGCCGAGAAGCTCATCATCATCATGTTAAGTACGCCCTTGGACCGGTTCAGGCCGCCGTAGAACAGCGCCAGTCCGGGTGTCATGAGCAGCACGAGCGCCGTCGAAACCAGCAGCCACGTAGTGTTGGCGCCGTCGATCGTCGGTGCTTCAGGCACGCTGGCCTCCTATAAGTGAGTTTCCTCCCCTCGAAAGCTCCGATTCGTGCCGGGCACTGTCCCGCTGCCCTTGCTGCCCGAGCCGAAACTTCCACCGACCCAGGGGCAGCGCCGCCCGTGCGCCGGTTGGGCGGAAGCTTCCCGGCCGGCTGTTTCACCCAGGGTCTCCACCGCGTTTCCGGGCCGTGACCAGTTGTTTCGTACGTGTGAAGAAAGTCTCACAGTCGATAGAACGGGTGGGGGCATATCAGCCGAAAGGCGCGCCGGAGGTATACGGAAAGCGACACGGGTCAACGGAGCGCGTACTCCAGGGTGTGCCGTTCGTAATCCAGCAGGCGGAGATCGCGCATCGGACGCCGCAGATGGCCCTTGTGCACTATCCGTACGAACGCCGGCTCGCCCGCCGCCGCCATCCGACGGATCCCCTCGACATGGTCGACGATCCGCTTACGGATGGTCCGCACCAACCGGTGCCGGTCCCGTGGGATCAGACCGTACGCGTCCGCGAACAACCGCAGCCGGCGGGGCCGGTTCGGCCGCTTCCACCCCAGCGTGTACGAGTCCCGGTCGGAGAAGAGCGGCACCCAGGTCCAGGCCGCGTACGCCACGTCGTAGATCCGGGCACCCGGTGAGGCCAGGTCGAAGTCGATCAGCGCGAGGGTCCCGTCCGGGCGCCAGATCACGTTGTGCGGGGCGGCGTCGTGGTGGCAGATCACCTCGGTGTCCGGCGGCGGCGGCCCGAACGACCGCCAGACCGCGCCGGTGACCGGGGCGAAGCCGTACTGCGCGTCGTGGAACATCCGGAGCATCGTGGCGACGGTGACCAGCGCCTCGTCGGTCACCCAGTGCGGGGCGAGCGGGTACTCCCCGCACTCCCCCTCCAGGTAGGACAGCACCTCCCGGTTGCGCTCGTCCATCCCGAGCGCGCGGGGCGAGCCGGTGAACCCGACGTACTCCAGGTGCCGCAGCAGCGCGTGCACCGAGGGCGTCCACGGCCCGGCGTTGCGCCGGACGGTGTCACCGACCCGTACGACGGTGCTCACGTTCCCGCCGTGCAGTGGAATTTCCTGCGAAGTCACGTACGGTCTCCCGATGCGCGGCGGCGGTTCACGGTAGGCCACCGAGGTTACGCCTCGGCGCCCAGCGGATCGGCGCCGATGAGCGCGTCGACGAACTGCGCGGGGTCGAACGGGGCCAGATCGTCCGGGCCCTCGCCCAGGCCGACCAGCTTGACCGGCAGGCCGAGCTTGCGCTGTACGGCGATCACGATCCCGCCCTTGGCGGTGCCGTCGAGCTTGGTCAGCACCACCCCGGTCACGTCGACCACCTCCATGAACACCCGGGCCTGCTCCAGCCCGTTCTGCCCCGTGGTGGCGTCCAGTACGAGCAGCGTCTCGTCGACCGGGCCGTGCTTCTCCACCACCCGCTTGACCTTGCCCAGCTCGTCCATCAGGCCGACCTTGTTCTGCAACCGCCCCGCGGTGTCGATCAGTACGGTGTCCACCCCGAGTTCGATACCCCGGCGGACCGCGTCGAACGCCACACTCGCCGGATCGGCTCCCTCCGGCCCCCGGACCACCTCGGCACCCACCCGGCCGCCCCAGGTGGTGAGCTGTTCCGCGGCGGCGGCCCGGAACGTGTCCGCGGCACCGAGCAGCACCGTACGACCGTCCGCGACCAGCACCCGGGCGATCTTGCCGCAGGTGGTGGTCTTGCCGGCGCCGTTGACCCCGACCACCAGCACCACACCGGGGGTGCCGTCGTGCGCGGTGGCCCGCAGTGCCCGGTCCATCCCCGGATCGAGCGCGTTGACCAGTTCGACCGCGAGCAGGGTGCGCAGGTCACGCGCCGTACGGGTGCCGAGCACCGCGGTCCGCTCGCGCAACCGGTCGACGATCTCCCGGGTGGCGTCCACGCCGACGTCGGCGGTGATCAGCGCGTCCTCGATCTCCTCCCAGACCTCCTCGTCGAGGTGGTCCCGGCTGAGCAGGGTGAGCAGTCCCTTGCCGAAGACGTTCTGCGAGCGGGACAGCCGGGTCCGCAGCCGGACCAGCCGGCCGGCGGTCGGTTCCGGGCGTTCCAGCGTCGGTGCCGGTTCGGCCGGCGGCGCCACCGGTGCCGGTGGCGCGGTCGCCGTGTCGGTGACCTGCCCTTCCGTGACTTCCGGTGCCTCCGGGGTGATCACGCCGGTGGGGCGGGTAGACACGCTCGTCTCGGGCGGCAGCGGCGGCTCGGGCCGCCGACGCAGCCGCGGCACCACCAGGCCGACGGTGCCGAGCAGCAGCACACCTAGCAGGATCAGCGCGAGAACGAGGTACTCCATGCGGGAATCCTGACAGATGCCGGCTCGGCCGGCCCAGCCGCCGCTCCCGATGGGCGCGACGGAGATCACCGGTACCCTCCGGCGAAACCCGGATGGCGGTGGGACCCGCCGGGTAGCAAGGATGGGTTCACCCACCCCTCGGAGGTCCAACGATGCCCGAAAGTCGGTTGCTGATCGGCCCGCTGCTGCGCCGCGTGGTCGGCACCCGCGCCACCGTCTGGGTGGAGACGAGCTCACCCGCCGTCGCCCGGGTCCGGACCGCGTCCGGCGCCAGCGGTACGGCCGCCACGTTCACCGCCTTCGACCACCACTACGCGCTGGTGGTCGTGGAGGGGCTGACGCCGGGCAGCGCCGAACCGTACGAGGTGTGGCTCGACGACGAGCTGGTCTGGCCGCAGCCCGAGTCGAAGTACCCGCCGAGCCTGATCCGTACCCGGGGCGACGACGAGACCGACCCGGTGCACCTGATCTTCGGCTCGTGCCGGGAGACCACCCAGCACGCGACCGCCCGCCGACTGCCGCCGGACGCCCTCGACGCGTACGCCCGGCGGTTGATGGCCAGCGGGGACGCGGCGGCCGACCTGCCCGACCTGATGGTGCTCCTCGGCGACCAGGTGTACGCGGACCAGACCTCGCCTACGGTCCGCAAGCTGCTCAGCCGCCGCCGGCACCGGCCGCACGGCGCCCCGGCCGACCAGGTGGTCAGCTTCGACGAGTACACCAAGCTCTACCTGGAGTCCTGGCGCGACCCGGAGATCCGCTGGCTGCTGGCGACCGTGCCGAGCGTGATGATGTTCGACGACCACGAGATCATCGACGACTGGAACACCTCGGCGCGCTGGCGGGCCGAGGTACGCGAAGAGCCCTGGTGGAACGAGCGGATCGCCAGTGGGATCGCCTCCTACTGGGTCTACCAGCACCTCGGCAACCTCGACCCGGACGAGGTCGCGGCCGACCCCGTCTACGCCAAGGTCATCGCCGCCGAGGATGCCACCTCGGTCCTGCGGGAGTTCGGCGAGCAGGTGGACGCGCACGTGTCCGAGGCCGCCGGCCACACCACGGGGGGCGTGGCCGGTGGCGACCCGCTCGGCGGGCCGGTACGGGTCGGGCGCTACCAGTGGAGCTACGGCCTCGACATCGGCCGGACCCGGCTGGTGATGCTGGACAACCGGTGCGGCCGGGTGCTGGACCGGTCCCGGCG of the Micromonospora sp. NBC_01796 genome contains:
- the ffh gene encoding signal recognition particle protein; translation: MFDTLSDRLSGIFTKLRGKGRLTDADIDATAREIRLALLEADVALPVVKSFIANLKERARGAEVSQALNPAQQVIKIVHEELVAVLGGEGRRLQFAKNPPTVIMLAGLQGSGKTTLAGKLARWLKAQGHQPMLVAADLQRPNAVGQLQVLGGRAGVEVYAPEPGNGVGDPVQVAKASIEYAKRAARDIVIVDTAGRLGIDAEMMAQAASIRDAVDPDEVIFVIDAMVGQDAVRTAEAFRDGVGITGVVLSKLDGDARGGAALSVREVTGQPILFASTGEKLEDFDVFHPDRMASRILGMGDMLTLIEQAEQAFDSDQKEKMTAKLMGGEQFTLEDFLDQLIAVRRMGPIANVLAMMPGMGQMKDQLADLDDSHFDRVTAIIRGMTPGERTNPKIINGSRRLRIANGSGVTVMDVNQLLNRFTEAQKMMKQMGGMMGLPGGRRKATKSPKNKRKGTKGGNRPRVGGPAGGFPGGGMPGMPQLPPGLDPGAGQGLPPGFKLPKLDFNKLTKRPDDNK
- a CDS encoding [protein-PII] uridylyltransferase — protein: MTRGTPPAVGLTDDGTPLLTAGIGAAAREQRAAALDAWLVTLMPAVPAGVALVAVGGLGRRQLSPYSDLDLVLVHDGVPGMDEIAAALWYPIWDARLGLDHSVRTIPEALSVAHDDVKVALGLLDARHVAGDEALSNKLIAAAGDQWRRTAVRQLPVLHQVTAARWKAHGELAFLLEGDLKEAAGGLRDVGLLRAIAYAGISDALRPAVRAAHLRLLDTRDALHVSRGRRVDRLVAQERAAVATLLGLDDGDAVLRRVAGDARTISHALADAFRSADRLRSGRLRGPDNRGADGRLLRRPVARDVVEHDGELVLARTAIGARPDPSLSLRVAAAAASTGLPIARATCEWLAAYCPPLPTPWPAAARAALITLLGAGPGLVPTWETCDRYGLIDGWLPEWPRLRSLPQHNPVHLFTLDRHLVQAAAEATAYAREVERPDLLLLAAFLHDVGKGLPGDHSTVGAPIAASIAARIGLPPAEVDLIEKLVRLHLLLPEVATRRDLRDPVTISGVAEAVGDSHTLSLLHGLARADAQATGPAAWSDWKSRLIAELVGRVHTALDTGELPDPPTPDPALLEGPLPAVHLDGARVAVAAADRRGLLAAVAGCLALHRLEVLSADASTVADRGLVEFQVQPRYGTPPDPIALSADLRRAVTGDVSVIQRLRGRALASRGGGAAPKVVWHRAAATDAVVLELRAADSGGLLYRVTSALDEAGALVRAARISTLGGDVVDAFYLVGDYSDESERDRVEAAVLAAVTP
- a CDS encoding P-II family nitrogen regulator produces the protein MKLVTAVIKPYQLDAVKEALHALGVAGLTVSEVQGYGRQKGHTEVYRGAEYTVEFLPKIRVEVLTDEIDVEKVVDAVVTAARTGKIGDGKVWVTAVEDVVRVRTGERGLDAL
- a CDS encoding ammonium transporter, with product MPEAPTIDGANTTWLLVSTALVLLMTPGLALFYGGLNRSKGVLNMMMMSFSAIGLISILWWFYGFSVAFGADVNGLWGDPGAYLGTKTFLAETDLWGATAENPSGIGVPLYVFMAFQMVFAVITVALISGAISDRAKFGGWLLFAFGWATLVYFPVAHWVWGGGFIGAKIHALDFAGGTAVHINAGAAALAVALVLGKRLGWPKEGMKPHNIPLVALGAGLLWFGWFGFNAGSELTVDSVAGLAFINTQLATAAAVLGWIVVEWIKDGKPTMVGASSGAIAGLVAITPACGFIAPWASVLLGIVAGVVCALAVGLKYKLGFDDSLDVVGVHFVGGWIGSLWLGLFATNSVNAAISDVVGGSDGLFYGGGATQLGRQALAGLVVTVWSFAIAWVLAFVIEKTIGFRVKSEAEVDGIDIAEHAEAGYDLSTGGGSGGGGAFAMAGIGTPGSTTAEPAAPVSEKVAG
- a CDS encoding aminoglycoside phosphotransferase family protein; translated protein: MAYREPPPRIGRPYVTSQEIPLHGGNVSTVVRVGDTVRRNAGPWTPSVHALLRHLEYVGFTGSPRALGMDERNREVLSYLEGECGEYPLAPHWVTDEALVTVATMLRMFHDAQYGFAPVTGAVWRSFGPPPPDTEVICHHDAAPHNVIWRPDGTLALIDFDLASPGARIYDVAYAAWTWVPLFSDRDSYTLGWKRPNRPRRLRLFADAYGLIPRDRHRLVRTIRKRIVDHVEGIRRMAAAGEPAFVRIVHKGHLRRPMRDLRLLDYERHTLEYALR
- the ftsY gene encoding signal recognition particle-docking protein FtsY produces the protein MEYLVLALILLGVLLLGTVGLVVPRLRRRPEPPLPPETSVSTRPTGVITPEAPEVTEGQVTDTATAPPAPVAPPAEPAPTLERPEPTAGRLVRLRTRLSRSQNVFGKGLLTLLSRDHLDEEVWEEIEDALITADVGVDATREIVDRLRERTAVLGTRTARDLRTLLAVELVNALDPGMDRALRATAHDGTPGVVLVVGVNGAGKTTTCGKIARVLVADGRTVLLGAADTFRAAAAEQLTTWGGRVGAEVVRGPEGADPASVAFDAVRRGIELGVDTVLIDTAGRLQNKVGLMDELGKVKRVVEKHGPVDETLLVLDATTGQNGLEQARVFMEVVDVTGVVLTKLDGTAKGGIVIAVQRKLGLPVKLVGLGEGPDDLAPFDPAQFVDALIGADPLGAEA
- a CDS encoding alkaline phosphatase D family protein, which codes for MPESRLLIGPLLRRVVGTRATVWVETSSPAVARVRTASGASGTAATFTAFDHHYALVVVEGLTPGSAEPYEVWLDDELVWPQPESKYPPSLIRTRGDDETDPVHLIFGSCRETTQHATARRLPPDALDAYARRLMASGDAAADLPDLMVLLGDQVYADQTSPTVRKLLSRRRHRPHGAPADQVVSFDEYTKLYLESWRDPEIRWLLATVPSVMMFDDHEIIDDWNTSARWRAEVREEPWWNERIASGIASYWVYQHLGNLDPDEVAADPVYAKVIAAEDATSVLREFGEQVDAHVSEAAGHTTGGVAGGDPLGGPVRVGRYQWSYGLDIGRTRLVMLDNRCGRVLDRSRRSMLSPEEWAWFVDRAHGRYDHLVVGSSLPWLLPPAVHHVESWNERLADSRRPRVAAFAERLRRAFDLEHWAAFDRSFESLAALFARIGTGRTEDAGADGGDAPALVGAGPAYPAPASISVLSGDVHHSYVARARFTDEVKTPVHQLTCSPIHNQVPAFMRPLLKLGWHPGPSGAARALARTAGVRRPGVRWRRLTGPYFGNAISSLRHTGPAAEVVIEGTGKDGVLRVVGHQHLARPTEAAGPSRS